A single region of the Aeromicrobium chenweiae genome encodes:
- a CDS encoding NCS2 family permease: MRTQLDSYFKIGERGSTVAREVRGGVVTFLTMAYIIVLNPLILGFVQDADGQYLGGGANPDLPKIAAATALVAGVLTIVMGVVANFPLAIAAGLGLNAFVAFSVATQMSWADAMGLVVLEGLVILVLVLTGFRKAVFDAVPRELKTAIAVGIGLFIALIGLVDAGFVRTTGNASPPIGMGTGGTLSGWPVLVFCIGLLLMIALHARRVPGAILLGIVITTVLAVIVEKIVDAGPGTVDGKPNPTGWNLNVPALPDSIVDLPDFGLLGEFSLFGSIERVGFITVVLLVFSLLLADFFDTMGTMTAIGAEAGLNDEEGTPAGAQRILVVDSIAAAAGGAAGVSSNTSYVESAAGVGDGARTGLSAIVTGVLFLLATIFTPLVAHIPSEAAVPALVLVGFMMMTQVGDINWRDEEIAIPAFLTIALMPFTYSITAGIGAGFIAFVLLKIVKGKIAQVHLLMWVIAVLFVIYFAINPISDWVG; this comes from the coding sequence ATGCGTACTCAGCTCGACAGCTACTTCAAGATCGGCGAGCGGGGGTCGACGGTCGCTCGTGAGGTCCGCGGCGGTGTCGTGACCTTCCTGACGATGGCGTACATCATCGTCCTGAACCCGTTGATCCTCGGCTTCGTCCAGGACGCCGACGGCCAGTACCTCGGTGGCGGCGCCAACCCGGACCTCCCGAAGATCGCCGCCGCCACCGCGCTCGTCGCGGGTGTGCTGACCATCGTCATGGGCGTGGTCGCGAACTTCCCGCTCGCGATCGCCGCGGGGCTGGGCCTCAACGCGTTCGTCGCGTTCTCCGTCGCGACGCAGATGTCCTGGGCCGACGCGATGGGCCTGGTGGTGCTCGAGGGTCTCGTCATCCTCGTGCTGGTCCTGACCGGCTTCCGCAAGGCCGTCTTCGACGCGGTGCCGCGTGAGCTCAAGACCGCGATCGCGGTCGGCATCGGCCTGTTCATCGCCCTGATCGGTCTCGTGGACGCCGGCTTCGTGCGGACGACCGGCAACGCGTCCCCGCCGATCGGCATGGGCACCGGCGGGACGCTCTCCGGCTGGCCCGTCCTCGTGTTCTGCATCGGCCTGCTCCTGATGATCGCCCTGCACGCGCGCCGCGTCCCCGGCGCCATCCTGCTCGGCATCGTCATCACCACCGTCCTGGCCGTCATCGTCGAGAAGATCGTCGACGCGGGCCCAGGCACGGTCGACGGCAAGCCGAACCCCACCGGCTGGAACCTCAACGTCCCCGCACTTCCTGACTCGATCGTTGACCTGCCCGACTTCGGCCTGCTCGGCGAGTTCAGCCTGTTCGGCTCGATCGAGCGGGTCGGCTTCATCACCGTCGTGCTGCTGGTCTTCAGCCTCCTGCTCGCCGACTTCTTCGACACCATGGGCACCATGACGGCGATCGGCGCCGAGGCCGGGCTCAACGACGAGGAGGGCACCCCCGCGGGCGCCCAGCGCATCCTCGTCGTCGACTCGATCGCCGCCGCCGCCGGTGGTGCAGCAGGCGTCTCGAGCAACACGTCGTACGTCGAGTCCGCCGCCGGTGTCGGCGACGGTGCGCGCACCGGTCTGTCCGCGATCGTGACCGGCGTGCTGTTCCTCCTGGCCACGATCTTCACCCCGCTCGTCGCGCACATCCCGAGCGAGGCCGCGGTGCCCGCGCTGGTGCTCGTCGGCTTCATGATGATGACGCAGGTCGGCGACATCAACTGGCGCGACGAGGAGATCGCGATCCCGGCGTTCCTGACGATCGCCCTCATGCCGTTCACGTACTCGATCACTGCCGGCATCGGCGCGGGATTCATCGCGTTCGTCCTGCTGAAGATCGTCAAGGGCAAGATCGCGCAGGTGCACCTGCTGATGTGGGTCATCGCGGTCCTGTTCGTGATCTACTTCGCGATCAACCCGATCAGCGACTGGGTCGGCTGA
- a CDS encoding gamma carbonic anhydrase family protein: MQIALGDKVPQVADSAWVAPTAVLAGSVVIGEGASVWYGAVLRADNEPITIGARTNVQDNAVFHVDKGKPVVLGEGVSVGHGAVIHGATVEDHVLVGMGATIMNGSVIGAESLVAAGALVLEGTVVPPRSLVAGVPAKVRRELSEVEIDKLHHNAAIYEEHRELHRGGTVLD, from the coding sequence ATGCAGATCGCACTCGGAGACAAGGTCCCTCAGGTCGCGGACAGCGCGTGGGTCGCGCCGACCGCCGTGCTGGCCGGCTCGGTCGTGATCGGTGAGGGCGCGAGCGTCTGGTACGGCGCGGTGCTCCGTGCCGACAACGAGCCCATCACAATCGGCGCGCGCACCAACGTGCAGGACAACGCGGTGTTCCACGTCGACAAGGGCAAGCCCGTCGTCCTCGGCGAGGGCGTCTCGGTCGGCCACGGCGCGGTGATCCACGGGGCGACCGTCGAGGACCACGTCCTGGTCGGGATGGGCGCCACGATCATGAACGGCTCGGTGATCGGTGCGGAGTCGCTCGTCGCCGCGGGTGCGCTGGTGCTCGAGGGCACCGTGGTGCCGCCCCGTTCGCTGGTCGCGGGGGTGCCGGCGAAGGTCCGTCGCGAGCTCAGCGAGGTCGAGATCGACAAGCTGCACCACAACGCGGCGATCTATGAGGAGCACCGCGAGCTCCACCGCGGCGGCACCGTCCTCGACTGA
- the serC gene encoding phosphoserine transaminase — protein sequence MKIPAELLPKDGRFGSGPSKVRVEALEALAATGTSLMGTSHRQAPVKDLVGRLREGLSTFFSLPDGYEVVLGVGGSHAFFDAAMFGLVEKRSQHLVHGEFSRKFATAVARAPFLQDPEILESDPSTHPLPHATDGVDVYAWAHNETSTGVMLPIERVCDAAEDALVLVDATSGAGGLPVDVSQTDVYYFAPQKGFASDGGLWIALMSPAAIERAERIKASGRHIPGFVDLPVAIENSRKNQTYNTPALATLFLMEQQVQWLLTKGGLDWAVNRTADTSSRLYAWAEASSYASPFVVAPAERSQVVGTIDLDGVDQHDVTTALRENGIVDVDSYRGLGRNQLRVAMFPAIEPEDVTQLTRCIDYVVEHL from the coding sequence GTGAAGATCCCCGCCGAGCTGTTGCCGAAGGACGGACGTTTCGGGTCCGGACCGTCGAAGGTCCGCGTCGAGGCGCTCGAGGCCCTCGCCGCGACCGGCACGTCCCTGATGGGGACGTCGCACCGCCAGGCCCCCGTCAAGGACCTCGTCGGTCGCCTGCGCGAGGGGCTCAGCACCTTCTTCTCCCTCCCCGACGGCTACGAGGTCGTGCTGGGCGTCGGCGGCTCGCACGCCTTCTTCGACGCCGCGATGTTCGGGCTGGTGGAGAAGCGATCCCAGCACCTCGTCCACGGCGAGTTCTCGCGCAAGTTCGCGACCGCCGTCGCGCGGGCCCCGTTCCTGCAGGATCCCGAGATCCTCGAGAGCGACCCGTCGACGCACCCCCTCCCCCACGCGACCGACGGCGTCGACGTCTACGCCTGGGCGCACAACGAGACCTCGACCGGCGTGATGCTGCCGATCGAGCGGGTGTGCGACGCAGCCGAGGACGCCCTCGTCCTGGTCGACGCGACCTCCGGCGCCGGCGGGCTCCCCGTCGACGTCTCGCAGACCGACGTGTACTACTTCGCCCCCCAGAAGGGCTTCGCCTCCGACGGCGGGCTCTGGATCGCGCTGATGTCACCCGCGGCGATCGAGCGGGCCGAGCGCATCAAGGCCAGTGGGCGCCACATCCCCGGGTTCGTCGACCTGCCGGTCGCGATCGAGAACTCGCGCAAGAACCAGACCTACAACACCCCCGCGCTCGCGACGCTGTTCCTCATGGAGCAGCAGGTGCAGTGGCTGCTCACGAAGGGCGGCCTGGACTGGGCCGTCAACCGCACCGCGGACACGTCATCGCGCCTCTATGCCTGGGCGGAGGCCTCGTCGTACGCCTCGCCGTTCGTCGTCGCCCCGGCCGAGCGCTCGCAGGTCGTCGGCACGATCGACCTCGACGGCGTCGACCAGCACGACGTGACGACCGCGCTGCGCGAGAACGGCATCGTCGACGTCGACAGCTATCGCGGTCTCGGCCGCAACCAGCTGCGGGTCGCGATGTTTCCCGCGATCGAGCCCGAGGACGTCACGCAGCTGACCCGGTGCATCGACTACGTGGTCGAGCACCTCTAG
- a CDS encoding methylmalonyl-CoA mutase subunit beta codes for MASDGSAVDVPLSQGLEHTQDEWEKATAAVLRKSRRLADDAPDSDVWATLATTTLDDIVVTPLGTPALSADLPDGGLPGQAPYTRGAVAARDLEGWDVRAWFTDPDVERTARDVVTDLENGVNSLWISAGTGGVPLDALPRILEPVFLDLAPVALDAPFEPVEAAQALVDVIGDKGVAPAPGTSLGADPIGAAFRRRGVADLAVAVEVARLAQTVGARGITVDATAVHDAGASDVQELAYSLGAGVTYLRLLVEAGLDVDTAAGLIDFRYAATDEQFPTIAKFRAARRLWNRVAELSGVTSAAAGQVQHGVTSRPMMATYDPYVNMLRTTVASFAAGVGGAASVTVLPFDEPLGLPEPFSRRIARNTSSLLISESHVAAVTDPAGGSHAVEKLTDDLARAAWSLFGEIDATDSLDAALTLVRGRVEQTVSDRALAIARRRRPVTGVSEFPNLHEQLPERRPYAEPLEVHRYAGEFEALRDERVEQPVFLASMGPIAAHTARATFAANLLAAGGIDTVVAGPTEGPDDVLAAHERAGSPSVVCLAGNDAAYEQWGADLVTALRGAGATYVVLAGKADVGADTTIAMGLDALAFLRSIREELGA; via the coding sequence ATGGCATCTGACGGGTCAGCAGTCGACGTCCCCCTCTCCCAAGGACTGGAGCACACCCAGGACGAGTGGGAGAAGGCCACGGCCGCGGTCCTGCGCAAGTCCCGCCGCCTCGCCGACGACGCCCCCGACAGCGACGTGTGGGCCACGCTGGCCACGACCACGCTCGACGACATCGTGGTCACCCCCCTCGGCACGCCTGCGCTCAGTGCGGACCTGCCGGACGGCGGCCTGCCGGGACAGGCGCCCTACACCCGCGGCGCCGTCGCCGCCCGGGACCTGGAGGGCTGGGACGTCCGCGCGTGGTTCACCGACCCGGACGTCGAGCGCACCGCCCGTGACGTCGTCACGGACCTGGAGAACGGCGTCAACTCGCTGTGGATCTCGGCCGGCACCGGCGGCGTGCCGCTCGACGCCCTGCCGCGGATCCTCGAGCCGGTCTTCCTCGACCTCGCCCCGGTCGCCCTCGACGCGCCGTTCGAGCCCGTGGAGGCCGCGCAGGCGCTGGTCGACGTCATCGGCGACAAGGGCGTCGCCCCGGCGCCCGGCACGAGCCTCGGCGCCGACCCGATCGGGGCAGCCTTCCGTCGCCGTGGCGTCGCCGACCTCGCCGTCGCCGTCGAGGTCGCCCGGCTCGCCCAGACCGTCGGTGCCCGCGGCATCACGGTGGACGCGACGGCCGTGCACGACGCGGGCGCCTCGGACGTCCAGGAGCTGGCCTACTCGCTGGGTGCCGGCGTGACGTACCTGCGCCTGCTCGTCGAGGCCGGCCTCGACGTCGACACCGCCGCTGGCCTGATCGACTTCCGCTACGCGGCGACCGACGAGCAGTTCCCGACGATCGCGAAGTTCCGCGCCGCCCGCCGGCTCTGGAACCGGGTCGCCGAGCTCAGCGGCGTCACGTCCGCGGCCGCCGGGCAGGTGCAGCACGGCGTCACGTCCCGGCCGATGATGGCCACGTACGACCCGTACGTGAACATGCTCCGCACGACCGTGGCGTCGTTCGCCGCAGGCGTCGGCGGGGCCGCGTCGGTGACCGTCCTGCCGTTCGACGAGCCGCTGGGCCTGCCCGAGCCGTTCAGCCGTCGCATCGCGCGCAACACCTCGAGCCTGCTGATCAGCGAGTCCCACGTCGCCGCGGTCACCGACCCGGCCGGCGGCTCGCACGCCGTCGAGAAGCTCACCGACGACCTCGCCCGCGCGGCCTGGTCGCTGTTCGGCGAGATCGACGCGACCGACAGCCTCGACGCCGCGCTGACACTGGTGCGCGGCAGGGTCGAGCAGACCGTCTCGGACCGCGCCCTGGCGATCGCCCGGCGTCGCCGTCCGGTGACCGGCGTCTCGGAGTTCCCCAACCTGCACGAGCAGCTGCCCGAGCGCCGCCCGTACGCGGAGCCCCTGGAGGTCCACCGGTACGCCGGCGAGTTCGAGGCACTGCGTGACGAGCGCGTCGAGCAGCCGGTGTTCCTCGCCTCGATGGGCCCCATCGCCGCGCACACCGCCCGCGCGACCTTCGCGGCGAACCTGCTGGCCGCGGGTGGCATCGACACGGTCGTCGCCGGACCGACCGAGGGCCCGGACGACGTGCTCGCCGCCCACGAGCGGGCGGGCAGCCCCTCCGTCGTGTGCCTGGCCGGCAACGACGCGGCGTACGAGCAGTGGGGCGCCGACCTGGTCACCGCCCTGCGCGGAGCGGGTGCCACGTACGTGGTCCTCGCCGGCAAGGCCGACGTGGGCGCCGACACCACCATCGCGATGGGGCTGGACGCACTGGCCTTCCTCCGTTCGATCCGAGAGGAGCTGGGAGCATGA
- the scpA gene encoding methylmalonyl-CoA mutase translates to MSIPESFSDLPLDPEQPYEPDPETYARATDGAEPWASPEGIEIEGLYTSADLEGLDALDTYPGLTPFLRGPYPAMYTTQPWTIRQYAGFSTAEESNAFYRRNLAAGQKGLSVAFDLATHRGYDSDNPRVVGDVGMAGVAIDSIYDTRKLFEGIPLDEMSVSMTMNGAVLPVLALYIVAAEEQGVPPEKLSGTIQNDILKEFMVRNTYIYPPAPSMRIISDIFAYTAQKMPRFNSISISGYHIQEAGATNDLELAYTLADGVEYIRAGLDVGLDIDAFAPRLSFFWAIGMNFYMEIAKMRAARALWAQLVADFNPKNPKSLSLRTHSQTSGWSLTAQDVYNNVGRTAIEAMAATQGHTQSLHTNALDEAIALPTDFSARIARNTQLLLQQESGTTDIIDPWGGSYYVERLTHDLANRAWAHIQEVEKAGGMSKAIEAGIPKMRIEEAAARTQARIDSGQQAVIGVNTYRLADEDPLDVLKVDNKAVYASQIAKLERLRAERNQDDVDAALAALTRSAERGSASDGSLDDNLLTLAVNAARAKATVGEISDALEKVYGRHQAVIRTISGVYRTEAGQAGNVAQVIEATDEFEKAEGRRPRILVAKMGQDGHDRGQKVIVTAFADMGFDVDVGPLFSTPEEVAQQAIDADVHIVGVSSLAAGHLTLLPALKQSLAELGRPDIMVVIGGVIPPDDVQTLKDMGAAAVFLPGTVIADSALDLLDKLRTALQP, encoded by the coding sequence ATGAGCATCCCGGAGAGCTTCAGCGACCTGCCGCTCGATCCCGAGCAGCCGTACGAGCCGGACCCCGAGACGTACGCCCGGGCGACCGACGGCGCCGAGCCGTGGGCCTCGCCGGAGGGCATCGAGATCGAGGGGCTGTACACGTCCGCGGACCTCGAGGGCCTCGACGCGCTCGACACGTACCCCGGACTCACCCCGTTCCTGCGCGGTCCCTACCCGGCGATGTACACGACCCAGCCGTGGACGATCCGCCAGTACGCCGGCTTCTCCACCGCCGAGGAGTCCAACGCGTTCTACCGCCGCAACCTGGCCGCCGGCCAGAAGGGCCTGTCGGTCGCGTTCGACCTGGCGACCCACCGCGGCTACGACTCCGACAACCCGCGGGTCGTCGGCGACGTCGGCATGGCCGGTGTCGCGATCGACTCGATCTACGACACCCGCAAGCTGTTCGAGGGCATCCCCCTGGACGAGATGAGCGTGTCGATGACGATGAACGGCGCGGTGCTGCCGGTGCTCGCGCTCTACATCGTCGCCGCGGAGGAGCAGGGCGTCCCGCCCGAGAAGCTCTCCGGGACCATCCAGAACGACATCCTCAAGGAGTTCATGGTCCGCAACACCTACATCTACCCGCCGGCGCCGTCGATGCGGATCATCTCCGACATCTTCGCGTACACCGCGCAGAAGATGCCGCGGTTCAACTCGATCTCGATCTCCGGCTACCACATCCAGGAGGCCGGGGCGACGAACGACCTCGAGCTGGCGTACACGCTGGCCGACGGGGTCGAGTACATCCGGGCGGGCCTCGACGTGGGTCTCGACATCGACGCGTTCGCGCCGCGCCTGAGCTTCTTCTGGGCGATCGGCATGAACTTCTACATGGAGATCGCCAAGATGCGCGCCGCTCGCGCGTTGTGGGCGCAGCTCGTGGCGGACTTCAACCCCAAGAACCCCAAGTCGCTGAGCCTGCGGACCCACAGCCAGACGTCGGGCTGGTCGTTGACCGCCCAGGACGTCTACAACAACGTCGGCCGCACCGCGATCGAGGCGATGGCCGCGACGCAGGGTCACACCCAGTCGCTGCACACCAACGCGCTCGACGAGGCCATTGCGCTGCCGACCGACTTCAGTGCCCGCATCGCCCGCAACACCCAGCTGTTGCTGCAGCAGGAGTCCGGGACCACCGACATCATCGACCCGTGGGGCGGCTCGTACTACGTCGAGCGACTGACGCACGACCTCGCCAACCGTGCCTGGGCCCACATCCAGGAGGTCGAGAAGGCCGGCGGCATGTCGAAGGCCATCGAGGCAGGCATCCCCAAGATGCGCATCGAGGAGGCCGCGGCCCGGACGCAGGCGCGAATCGACTCCGGCCAGCAGGCCGTGATCGGGGTCAACACGTACCGCCTCGCCGACGAGGACCCGCTCGACGTGCTCAAGGTCGACAACAAGGCCGTGTACGCCTCGCAGATCGCCAAGCTCGAGCGGCTGCGCGCCGAGCGGAACCAGGACGACGTCGACGCGGCGCTCGCGGCCCTGACCCGCAGCGCCGAGCGCGGCTCGGCCAGCGACGGCTCGCTCGACGACAACCTGCTGACCCTCGCGGTCAACGCGGCCCGCGCCAAGGCGACGGTCGGGGAGATCTCCGACGCGCTGGAGAAGGTCTACGGGCGCCACCAGGCCGTCATCCGTACGATCTCAGGTGTGTACCGCACCGAGGCCGGCCAGGCGGGGAACGTCGCCCAGGTCATCGAGGCCACCGACGAGTTCGAGAAGGCCGAGGGCCGCCGTCCGCGCATCCTGGTCGCCAAGATGGGCCAGGACGGGCACGACCGCGGCCAGAAGGTCATCGTGACGGCGTTCGCCGACATGGGCTTCGACGTCGACGTGGGCCCGCTGTTCTCCACGCCCGAGGAGGTCGCCCAGCAGGCGATCGACGCCGACGTGCACATCGTCGGCGTGTCCTCGCTCGCGGCGGGCCACCTCACCCTGCTGCCGGCGCTCAAGCAGTCCCTGGCCGAGCTCGGTCGTCCCGACATCATGGTCGTCATCGGTGGTGTCATCCCGCCCGACGACGTCCAGACGCTCAAGGACATGGGTGCGGCCGCGGTGTTCCTGCCGGGCACGGTCATCGCTGACTCGGCGCTCGACCTGCTCGACAAGCTCCGCACGGCGCTGCAGCCGTGA